The Pseudochaenichthys georgianus unplaced genomic scaffold, fPseGeo1.2 scaffold_423_arrow_ctg1, whole genome shotgun sequence genomic interval gcgcaggtctgcgcaggttttgcttgtctcaaacaagcctagtcccatcagacagacaggtagcagcacctcccactttacagtctcttcagacagacaggtagcagcacctcccactttactgtcccttcagacagacaggtagcagcacctcccactttactgtcccttcagacagacaggtagcagcacctcccactttactgtcccttcagacagacaagtagcagcacctcccactttacagtCTCTTCAGACAGACaagtagcagcacctcccactttacagtcccttcagacagacaggtagcagcacctcccactttactgtcccttcagacagacaggtagcagcacctcccactttactgtcccttcagacagacaagtagcagcacctcccaccttgcagtcccttcagacagacaggtagcagcacctcccactttacagtCTCTTCAGACAGACaagtagcagcacctcccactttacagtcccttcagacagacaggtagcagcacctcccactttactgtcccttcagacagacaggtagcagcacctcccaccttgcagtcccttcagacagacaggtagcagcacctcccactttactgtcccttcagacagacaggtagcagcacctcccactttacagtcccttcagacagacaggtagcagcacctcccactttacattcccttcagacagacaggtagcagcacctcccactttactgtcccttcagacagacaggtagcaacacctcccactttacattcccttcagacagacagatagcagcaactcccactttactgtcccttcagacagacaggtagcaacacctcccactttactgtcgcttcagacagacaggtagcagcacctcccaccttacagtcccttcagacagacaggtagcaacacctcccactttacattcccttcagacagacaggtagcagcacctcccaatTTACtctcccttcagacagacaggtagcagcacctcccaccttacagtcccttcagacagacaggtagcaacacctcccactttacagtcccttcagacagacaggtagcagcaccttccactttactgtcccttcagacagacaggtagcagcacctcccaccttacagtcccttcagacagacaggtagcagcacctcccactttactgtcccttcagacagacaggtagcagcacctcccactttactgtcccttcagacagacaagtagcagcacctcccactttactgtcccttcagacagacaggtagcaacacctcccactttacagtcccttcagacagacaggtagcagcaccttcCACTTTACAGtctcttcagacagacaggtagcagcacctcccactttactgtcccttcagacagacaggtagcagcacctcccactttactgtcccttcagacagacaagtagcagcacctcccaccttacagtcccttcagacagacaggtagcaacacctcccactttacagtcccttcagacagacaggtagcagcaccttcCACTTTACAGtctcttcagacagacaggtagcagcacctcccactttactgtcccttcagacagacaggtagcagcacctcccactttactgtcccttcagacagacaggtagcagcacctcccactttactgtcccttcagacagacaagtagcagcacctcccaccttgcagtcccttcagacagacaggtagcagcacctcccactttacagtCTCTTCAGACAGACaagtagcagcacctcccactttacagtcccttcagacagacaggtagcagcacctcccactttactgtcccttcagacagacaggtagcagcacctcccactttactgtcccttcagacagacaagtagcagcacctcccaccttgcagtcccttcagacagacaggtagcagcacctcccactttactgtcccttcagacagacaggtagcagcacctcccactttacagtcccttcagacagacaggtagcagcacctcccactttacattcccttcagacagacaggtagcagcacctcccactttactgtcccttcagacagacaggtagcaacacctcccactttacattcccttcagacagacagatagcagcaactcccactttactgtcccttcagacagacaggtagcaacacctcccactttactgtcgcttcagacagacaggtagcagcacctcccaccttacagtcccttcagacagacaggtagcaacacctcccactttacattcccttcagacagacaggtagcagcacctcccaatTTACtctcccttcagacagacaggtagcagcacctcccaccttacagtcccttcagacagacaggtagcaacacctcccactttacagtcccttcagacagacaggtagcagcaccttccactttactgtcccttcagacagacaggtagcagcacctcccaccttacagtcccttcagacagacaggtagcagcacctcccactttacagtcgcttcagacagacaggtagcagcacctcccaccttactgtcccttcagacagacaggtcgcagcacctcccactttactgtcTAATGTTATGCCGGCTTTTCTTGGCTTGTTTGAAGCTGAGTGGTGATGAACAAATGACTAAGCTGCCAGTGCCTCGAGTTTACAGCTAAATAgccgaaagacaaaaacaaatgtaGCCTAGTTCTAGCTACCTGGAGCAGGTAAAGCATACAGATACTTTCAGCATTATCGGAGCACGCAGTGGAAGCTTGGATgaagctaagaaatagcttcacatctcaaataaaaagtgctaaatcaaagtactatttgtcggttaccacagaaaacctgaataatcctaggaaattttggaaagccataaaatcgatttccactggtgatatcccaaatgagctacctccgtgccttaccacagcatctggcactatatcagacagggctactatgctaaattgttttaatgagcattttgtgtcttgtggctctctgtttggctgtgtggctcctgtgaacgctccaatccttgactctgaacaatgtggtctggaaaaccctttcagttttactcctttaactgttggtattgttcatgaagcattatccacgttagatcctaggaaaccggctggcccggacaacgtagaacctttctttttaaagatagctgcagattgtattgctccacctcttacttctctttttaacctctccctcagcacgaatacaattccaaaagtatggaagtctgcttatgtcttgcctttactgaaaggaggggaggcaactattttaaataactataggccaatctctaaattgtcagttctggctaaggtgctcgaacgcttagtgagtgaacaagtaaaggagtttttatgtataaatgatatcctgtctaaacatcagtcaggattcagaaagaaacacagcaccatcactgcgacaatgaaagtggtaaatgacattactactattttagataataagcagagttgtgcagctctgtttattgacctttccaaagcgtttgacaccgttgatcatcgcattttaaagcagaggctactcagtattggcatatccagcaatgcagtggggtggtttgtaaactacctctctgaaaggtccccatgtgttcattttgatggactgtcttctgaatggttaaacatttctaatggtgtaccacaaggttctgttttaggaccacttttattctccatatatattaatagtgtaggtgataatgtggatgaagctactttacatttttatgcggatgatactgtgatgtattgtgcaggtccctccattaaagaggctgttgttaaattacaagctgtttttaacactattcagactcagctctctgaattaaagcttcttttaaatgtggataaaaccaaggtaatgctcttttcaaaagctaaaaagacaccagagtctgttttagatattgtaactacgcaaggaacacaacttcaagttgttgcctgttacaaataccttggtatctggcttgatgattgtctctcttttaaacttcatgtcaataacctgcttaaaaaactgagggttaggctaggtttctttttcagaaacaagtcctgtttctcgcttgaggccaggaaaaggctatgtgacctttttacctgtgctggactatggtgatctggtctatatgaatgcacctgccaattacctgagcaaattggatgctgcgtatcacagtgctctgagatttgtcacaaattgtaaagcgcttacacatcactgtacactgtataccaaggcaggtttatcatcactctctgtacggaggctcagtcattggtacacgtttatctataaagctttgttgggtaaactcccgtattatatctgctctctgataacacagagagttgcaagcagctattgtctgaggtcacatgatgtagtcttgttagatgtgccaagagcaaggactgtcttcggtaagacagcttttatgtgcgcagctccacttgctggaacaatcttcagcaagaattgaaactgagcaatctcattcctctgcatgtttttaaagctaggctaaatgaaatgcttgctgatacaatgggcacttgtaaatgtctataactatgtatcctgtaaatataatgtataatgtcctttattgttttatgtttcatgtggaacctatatgctgcaggtctcccttgaaaaagagatctatgatctcaatgggaccaatctggataaataaaggtttgaaattaaatgaaatgaaacacaGCGGACTTCTAAACAACGAACACCCGCAACTtggaataaataaagttgggttTTATGCGTTCTAATATTGCAATGCAAACCCATGATGTAATTCAGTAATTCAGAATAATTGAGTCATTGAATGCTCATTTCAGTCGatttaatcaaacaaaacacaaacatattgGACATGGCCTCAAGACTGTAACCTCTTCACATTCTGTTGAAATAGTCAATTACTACCCTTATCTCatacattgctgttttgaatCTCTAATATGTGGATGAAAGTTCTAGGAaagttttatataaaattgtgtattctatttaacttattttacaaagattatttttttaattaacttttaaaaaaaaaaaattatctcacgtaccccctgcagtaccccaacgtacccccaggggtccgcgtacccccatttgagaatcactggtttagacaacaaaaacagagtgaagctctcatttcatcaacaatctttgagtacagacaccgtcctgcagagagcacacaaCCCAACAGCACGTTGTTGGTCTAGCATCACTTTACAAAACATTTGCATTAAGACACTAAGACTAGCTGGTCCCTTGTAAaggtcagtccaccttaaatgagcagtgggtgatcagcaggtgaaaggcaggacacgggaacttggtcctgagcagtgttgggcaagttacttttaaaaagtaactagAAATAGTTATAGTTACTCTTTTCaaaaaagtaactagttactttattagttactaaattataaaagtaactagtaacaagttactttactttaaaaataataacaataaaaatacaagtttttgtgttgttttttgctGACTAGTTCTCTGAAGGCATGCAACAGACTCGACCGTTGCGATGGGCAGCATGTCCTCAACTACATACCTGGCAATCAATCTGTTTAGTTGACTCTGGGTGACATGtggcgatttaaaaaaaaatgttggctGTTTAGATGGTGTTGCTCCATCTGGGTCAAGCCTCCTTCCCTCACATGTCGATGCGTTGGTGTTCCTCAACGCAAACCAAAAATCTGGAAAGGTGGACGTTATCGTGGAGGACAGCGAGTAAAGTGTTGCGCACTGGATTTACGTGGTATTTCAGTAAACAGAGTTTTTTGCTGTCGATTTCGGTGAGTCCAGTTACTGTTTGTTAATTACTAAGTCCAGttactgtttgttatttactcagCCATGTAACACAAATTAAAATGCAGTGTTTAATGTAACTGTATGAGTTCCAATATAAATTACAGTTGGACACCTCTCTTTGTGTGTCTTTATTATGACGTAACGACTAGTCGACTGCTATTTTGAAAAACGTGTCGACTAGTAAATAGTTGTGAAACCCCTAGCTTTAACCAATCATCACTCCTCTCTGGTTACTTTCACTTTTACATGGTATTGTGAGAGGACATCGCTGTATTCGCCTGTAAGTTACATCCGCTGGGAGATTCGGTTCAGTTCTATCACATAATGTAACGCAGTAAACCACCCATTTAATCACAGTGACTATAACAGCGTTACTGAATGGgaataggtaactagtaacCCTATTAGTTACTGCAAAAAGTAGTTGCGTTagagtaacgcgttagtcccaacactggtcctgaggagatgtaaccattattaaacaagaaataGTCTCAAGGGGTCGAAGAAATAAACATTTGTGATTATTAGCGAATCGGTTGCAGGTGGGTGAAAACAGGCTTAGggagtaacgtattacatgtaaCGGCATTAGGTCATCAGGATACAAAATAGACAAATGTATTCCCTTACCAACACACTTGGTCTTTTTAAACGATTACGccatttaaatattttgtcaCAAACTTTGCAGATCTatttttcctctcctgtgtggattctcatatgTGACTTTAGatgtccactctgtgaaaaagctttcttacagactgtacaggtgaatggtttatctcctgtgtggactctcatgtgtctctttaaatgtgcattatgtgaaaaagcttttttacagactgtacaggggaatggtttctctcctgtgtggattctcatgtgtttatttaaacgtccactctgtgaaaaagctttcttacagactgtacaggtgagtggtttctctcctgtgtggattctcatgtgtatctttaaatatccacttgttgaaaaagctttcttacagactgagcagctgtgtggtttctgtCCTGTGTGGATTATCATGTGgtcctttaaacttccactctgtgaaaaaccTTTCGTACAGACTGTACAGGTgagtggtttctctcctgtgtggattctcatgtgtatcTTTAAATATCCACTTGTTGAAAaacctttcttacagactgagcagctgtgtggtttctctcctgtgtggattaccATGTGTATCTTTAAATATCCACTCCGtggaaaagctttcttacagactgagcagctgaatggtttctctcctgtgtggactctcatgtgtctctttaaGTTTCCACtaagtgaaaaagctttcttacagactttGCAGGTGAATGGTttatctcctgtgtggactctcatgtgtaccTGTAAATCTCCAGTCCGTAGAAAAGCtatcttacagactgagcagctgaatggtttctctcctgtgtggactctcatgtgtttctttaaatatCCACTCTGtggaaaagctttcttacagactgagcagctgaatggtttcttttcATCACTATGTCGtggatcactgacagattcatgtctatttttcagtgagtttgagcctgatgcaggttctctggtctctttcctatcagcactgtcttcagtgtcaggttcagaagagtcttcagagtcaggttcagaagagtcttcagtgtcaggtttagaagagtcttcagtgtcgggttcagaagagtctccagtgtcaggttcagaagagtcttcagtgtggtcctcagtctttggttgtaaactgctctctggatccgagttcctggctggttctggtcctcgacagtcatctccatcagcttctgtttccatgtgttcagtttgtctttgatgaggctgagaggactgaggtttctcttcatcatcttcactcttcacagggtcaggagtgaaagtggacttggtgatatcggcctcctccagctcctgaagctgctctccctcctgttccagcttaatgtgtggggggggctctgggtcctcctggtccagactggtgctCCACTCTTGCTGGTCATGGAgaagctcttctttaaccaccaccagctgctggaggtctgcaggaaacaggaaacacagtcagaacaaactgttaagtgttagcatttaaaaacctcatcaccattacaatgggagacattttgcagccctaattaatgcctttgtttttatattttcacattATCTTTCTTAGTCCCACCTATTGTGTATTTCTGTTGGCTCAAGTCACCTCATGTAGCCCAGCCCCTTTCCACTTccagttcaaaatgtaaaaggGTTTTTTCTTCTGGCGTAGCACAAGCCGCAATGTAAACAATGAATTTTATTTGCGATCGTTCACAGATACACTACGCCTACAGTATAGAATGAAAATACTCCgttacaaattaaaatcctgcattcaaaccttatttaagtaaaagtatgcaagTATTAACAGAACATTTGACGGCACCTTCTTATGTAACAGTAATGATGGTGCAGTAAAATGTTCCCTGTCAGTGTTTAATTTATGTTTCTTCATTATTTTGTATGTTGCATTTTACTGCTGTACATGTTCAAAGTTGCgcttgtataaatgattatggatgagggaacctgctaaatgttcaaatatttgtgtttttttatatacagtaaCACACTGTAAAACAatcttttttttacagtttttttagtGTATTTCATAATTACAGGAAATCATAATCAATTTACAAGAATAAACGGTTTATTGAaatgtgtcatgtattttaacctcttaagccctgagcctgtttttcaggtttcaggcttgaaaatgctatgcccaaaacaaatgactataacttaacttctaaaagggttatatgaataatttattttatcaaagcaaggttacatctgtgagttggatgtagaagtgtcggaatcaatatagatgtttctgtgtcagagtgaattcagatggaacatagtaaaaaaaggtAAATTCTTAACTCTGCCTAAAAataacccattacttatagtgaaaaccacgcTTGAATGATggtatggtagactaaaagctttaggaatccaaagtagaacatataataagtaccctgtatcaagattgatgcaaaacaagttaaatttgacctttttagagaggtttagcaaaaagtaGTCCAGGCGGACTGACCTTTGGGCACATTTTGGCACATTTGGataccatcagtgccatttgacctttttcaggtaccatactgtaaaaataattgtattatcactataggtaatcATTCCATCAATACAagtgtttttataaaaaatattgttttttaaattacatttcttttttaatgtaaatggtgtgtgtgtgtgtgtgtgtgtgtgtgtgtgtgtgtgtgtgtgtgtgtgtgtgtgtgtgtggtgtgtgggtgtgtgggtgtgtgtgtgggtgtgtgtggactTTGCCGCAGTCCTTACATGTTTATCACCCGACTAACACTTATAGGAAGGTTTACTTACACAATAAAAATTAGGAAACATAGGATAGATTTGTCTCCAACAGGAGCAGATTTATTTAAAGAATAACACACTAAAAAACGACACTAAAACCGAAATAACACCACaagcatttttttgtaaacacTGGCAAAAAAGAAAGAATTGTCCACAACCTGAAtgtgtttagtgtttttgaattGAGGCACCAGGCACTTAGTGCAGTAGATAGGTCATCACCATTTTGAGCACCTCCTGAGCgcggtggcatcttccccataatacttggGAATGCAGTGATGATGGGGGGAGTGGTGTGGTGTGCAGGACTTTCACCCTCGTGTCTgcgcaagctgctccctgaaggacttctgggtgtgtggcttcatCCTGCCGGGGTCACCCCTCATCTTGTGCAGCTCCTTGTGGAGAAGGAAGCTGTTCACCACGGCAGTGTCCAGAAAAATGGTAAAAACAAAGTCTTGTACCAATTTCATGGTTTTGCGGTGGAACGCTGTAGTACCCAATCAAAGCATCGGCACATCCACGCAGCTCATGCTTTTGTTGTAGTCCACCACAGCGTCAGGAACGGTAACAATCTTAGTCTGCCACACACCAGCCCGTTTCACTTTCCTCCTGAGAGTCTGTCCACTGAATAAGAAGATGCAGAGGGAGGCTGAGTTAGTACTGGTGCAGACGTCCGGCGGCGTAGCTTGGATGTTGATGGCTCTGGGGCAACTGTATGCTGATCTGATTGCACGTCGTAGCTCGGATGAGGCAGATGTTGATGGCTGTGATCCAGAAGCCATCTTCATCACTGTGAAAACAATTACTTTGATTACTTCACTGGCTTATTCTTTCAAAAATCAGAAATAATTCCTCCATTTAGCGTGTGTGAAATAacattatacatatatatatatatagactgaTATACAATACAGCTTATTTATAAACTGCTAATAGTCAATGTCTGTCGAACTACAAAACAGCATCCATTTGGCGTGTGTTGGaataacagtatatatatatatatatatatatatggactgggttgatatacaatacagctttTTTTATATACtgccgtgttatagtcacgaaatacaaTTAATCTATTTATACGTTCACCAACATGATGTTCCCATTGTTTTAGTATCTCACGGAACGATAACGCTACAACAACAAAGCGGCGTCCATGTTGTATTTTGCGAGTGTGGCATTACTATAGATTACACCAAATACACAACGAATAGATACAAACAGAGAGAGTACATACCTTTCCTGAAGTTCATAATCAGGGTCTGATTGTTGTCTGACTGTTCTGTTGCCTGCTGTTGACTCTGTGTTCGTCGTTGTGTTGTCGCTTTGCTGTGTTCGTTGCTGCTGAGCTGGAGCGGTTGTGCGGCTGCCTCTGCTACGTCTGTGCGTAAAGCAGCCGCTGCTGGCATTAttcatactacgcaggatcctatctctggaacccattggtcgatttgggtgattgacaccttttttgaaactttagagccaatagaatggaGGGAGAGTTAGTAAATCCCGCTTTTAACTTACGTCAAGGAGAGAGAGGCttgcgtaaacagcacattAGACACCCTGAGCCCCGGACTGCAAcactttatacctactctgcggccatgaatgtaatgatggattatcaacaacaattctaaagtgacaaagagacattggattaaccttgagcagcgtttttattcccttgaacacgacttttgatcacaaaacagcaacggtaagacataattattgttttggtttagaacactgttgttgttttcttgctctgttctggctgatagctcagtgagtttgtgtcctacagtgatgatacttatatcaaaaataatctgtggagtatcagctttcagttgATATGTAGTTATGCAGACCATATTAAGTTTTTAAAGATCGTttagctagttagcaccggataGTAGCATCAGTCTGTTTtcactaagggctaatgctaacgcttcttgggagacttgtgttttgtttcggtaaaaatggctcATATCTTCAGGTTGCTGAGTTTTTTCCTGTTATTTGAGTATAAGAAAttcataggtttttaaatattaagaagcccccCAGACGCTGTCCCCTGCAGtgacacgggggggggggggggcttaagaggttaacaaAAAGGAAAACTGTAAAAATGGAATACATTATTTATCAGTTTTTAATTGTGAATTTAACAAAACTAAccaaaaaaataaatgatttTCTGTTGGCAAATTAGCTGCATTTTCTGTAATTTAACTAAAAAAATACTTTTGTTATGCCTATATATCACTGTCAAAATACATAATACTGTTAATACTCATTTAAAAAATTATAATTGCAAGTCAATATATGAGTAAAGAAAGAAATATTTTGTAATTTTGCTTAATTTAACCACTACCTTATATTGATAAACtgaaaaacacaggtattgACATTCCCATTATAGTAAAAAACTACATTTTAACCACATTTTGACTTACATTACATTGTTAGTGATGAGTCAGATTCTGTCCCCCAGGGTGGTCTTTCAGCTTTTCTGCTTTAACTTTTGACTTTCACTTTTAACACGGGAGAATAAGcggaatctctctctctcagctctCTGCTCTCTgctccagtaatgagtgacccggcagTGAAGAATAAGCATATTATAACAAATGTAGCTTGTTTCAGAGCTAGATCCAAATAGctatttgatatatatatataatttctgCTTCaaacacgttgcataccgccaTTTTATTGTCCTTTTCGGACACTTAAAATACgccagactggtgaagccattttggtgagctgttttgccgcgcacagagaaaagtgtcatgtattttacgtcatgagGCTCGCGATCGGCATTTTAGGAGagcccgatcgatcggtagagagtgagtatcggccgatattgaTCGGTGGCCGAtcgattggagcatccctaatATTTATTCATTGATTTCTTTATGAATTATTTGTCACATATGCAATACAATGCATACAGAGTTAAGGCTGTTATGACAGTGTTACGACATGCTTTTACGGCATGCGATGGACTGCTTTACTTCAGAGTAAGCCCGCGAGTTGTGTGGTTGCTGCCTACTGTAATGTCCTTGACTTACTGTATAATAACCTGAGTCGTGAAAGATACTCGACCCTCGATCATTCTACATGGTGTCAGGAATTAAACAAGACAAAGTAGAGG includes:
- the LOC139433410 gene encoding zinc finger protein 583-like; amino-acid sequence: MPAAAALRTDVAEAAAQPLQLSSNEHSKATTQRRTQSQQQATEQSDNNQTLIMNFRKDLQQLVVVKEELLHDQQEWSTSLDQEDPEPPPHIKLEQEGEQLQELEEADITKSTFTPDPVKSEDDEEKPQSSQPHQRQTEHMETEADGDDCRGPEPARNSDPESSLQPKTEDHTEDSSEPDTEDSADRKETREPASGSNSLKNRHESVSDPRHSDEKKPFSCSVCKKAFPQSGYLKKHMRVHTGEKPFSCSVCKIAFLRTGDLQVHMRVHTGDKPFTCKVCKKAFSLSGNLKRHMRVHTGEKPFSCSVCKKAFPRSGYLKIHMVIHTGEKPHSCSVCKKGFSQSGSLKDHMIIHTGQKPHSCSVCKKAFSTSGYLKIHMRIHTGEKPLTCTVCKKAFSQSGRLNKHMRIHTGEKPFPCTVCKKAFSHNAHLKRHMRVHTGDKPFTCTVCKKAFSQSGHLKSHMRIHTGEEK